The Plasmodium sp. gorilla clade G2 genome assembly, chromosome: 6 genome has a segment encoding these proteins:
- a CDS encoding histone H2A has translation MSAKGKTGRKKASKGTSNSAKAGLQFPVGRIGRYLKKGKYAKRVGAGAPVYLAAVLEYLCAEILELAGNAARDNKKSRITPRHIQLAVRNDEELNKFLAGVTFASGGVLPNIHNVLLPKKSQLKAGTANQDY, from the coding sequence atgtcaGCAAAAGGAAAAACTGGTAGAAAAAAAGCCTCAAAGGGAACTTCAAATTCTGCTAAAGCAGGACTTCAATTCCCAGTAGGAAGAATTGGAAGATATCTTAAAAAAGGCAAATACGCAAAAAGAGTAGGAGCAGGAGCACCTGTATACTTAGCAGCAGTTTTGGAATATTTATGTGCAGAAATTTTAGAATTAGCAGGAAATGCAGCaagagataataaaaaatcaaGAATTACCCCAAGGCACATACAATTAGCTGTTAGAAATGACGAAGAATTAAACAAATTCTTAGCAGGTGTCACCTTCGCTTCAGGAGGAGTATTACCAAATATTCACAATGTTTTATTACCAAAAAAATCACAACTTAAAGCTGGTACTGCCAATCAAGATTATTAA
- a CDS encoding histone H3 variant, putative gives MARTKQTARKSTGGKAPRKQLASKAARKSAPVSTGIKKPHRYRPGTVALREIRKFQKSTDLLIRKLPFQRLVREIAQEYKTDLRFQSQAVLALQEAAEAYLVGLFEDTNLCAIHAKRVTIMPKDIQLARRIRGERS, from the coding sequence ATGGCAAGAACTAAACAAACAGCAAGAAAATCCACAGGAGGAAAGGCCCCAAGAAAACAACTCGCATCCAAGGCAGCAAGAAAATCAGCCCCAGTATCCACTGGTATTAAAAAGCCACATAGATATCGTCCAGGAACTGTTGCTTTAAGAGAAATTAGAAAATTCCAAAAATCTACTGATCTTTTAATTAGAAAATTACCATTCCAAAGATTAGTAAGAGAAATTGCACAAGAATATAAAACTGATTTAAGATTCCAATCTCAAGCAGTTTTAGCTTTACAAGAAGCAGCAGAAGCTTACTTAGTAGGACTTTTTGAAGATACCAACTTGTGTGCAATTCATGCTAAGAGAGTTACCATCATGCCAAAAGATATCCAATTGGCTAGACGTATCCGTGGAGAAAGATCATAA
- a CDS encoding 60S ribosomal protein L27a, putative: MATRFKKNRKKRGHVSAGHGRVGKHRKHPGGRGKAGGLHHMRINFDKYHPGYFGKVGMRHLNLLKNRTYCPTINVDKLWGLLPEEKKKEFSANKDIAPVIDVTRKGYFKVLGNGKLKHNQPIVVKARYFSSVAEKKIKAVGGQCILVA; this comes from the exons atggcAACAAGATTTAAGAAGAACAGGAAAAAGAGAGGTCATGTTTCAGCTGGTCACGGTCGTGTTGGTAAACACAGAAAACATCCTGGTGGAAGAGGAAAAGCTGGAGGTTTACATCATATGAGAATTAATTTTGATAAATATCACCCCGGTTATTTTGGAaag GTTGGTATGAgacatttaaatttattaaaaaatagaaCATACTGCCCAACCATTAATGTAGATAAATTATGGGGACTTTTAccagaagaaaagaaaaaagaattttcTGCAAATAAAGATATTGCACCTGTTATTGATGTAACCAGAAAAGGATATTTTAAAGTTTTAGGAAATGGTAAATTAAAACACAATCAACCAATTGTAGTAAAAGCAAGATACTTTTCATCAGTTGctgagaaaaaaattaaagctGTTGGTGGCCAATGTATATTAGTTgcttaa
- a CDS encoding malate dehydrogenase produces the protein MTKIALIGSGQIGTIVGELCLMENFGDLVLYDVVPGIPQGKALDLKHFSTILGVNRNIVGTNQIEDIKDSDIIVITAGVQRKEGMTREDLIGVNGKIMKGVAESVKLHCSKAFVICVSNPLDIMVNVFHKFSNLPHEKICGMAGILDTSRYRTLIAEKLKVSAEDVNAVILGGHGDLMVPLQRYTSINGVPLSEFVKKNMISQNDIQEIIQRTRNMGSEIIKLAKASAAFAPAAAITKMIKSYLYNQSNLFTCAVYLNGHYKCSNLFVGSTAKIDNKGVHPVEFPLTKEEQDLYTESIASVKSNTEKAFDLIK, from the coding sequence ATGACTAAAATTGCCTTAATAGGTAGTGGTCAAATCGGAACAATTGTTGGGGAATTGTGCTTGATGGAAAATTTTGGAGACCTTGTTTTATATGATGTAGTCCCAGGTATACCACAAGGAAAGGCTTTAgatttaaaacattttagTACCATATTAGGAGTAAATAGAAACATTGTTGGAACTAATCAGATCGAAGATATTAAGGATTCAGATATAATAGTGATTACAGCAGGTGTACAAAGAAAAGAAGGAATGACTAGAGAAGATTTGATAGGAGTCAATGgaaaaataatgaaaggTGTAGCTGAATCAGTTAAATTACATTGTTCCAAAGCTTTTGTTATTTGTGTTAGTAACCCACTTGATATTATGGTTAATGTTTTTCATAAGTTTAGTAATTTACCTCATGAAAAAATTTGTGGTATGGCAGGTATATTAGATACTTCTAGATATCGTACATTAATTGCAGAAAAACTAAAAGTATCAGCTGAAGACGTTAATGCTGTTATTTTAGGAGGACATGGTGACTTAATGGTACCCTTACAAAGATATACATCTATAAATGGTGTTCCTTTATCTGAATttgtaaagaaaaatatgattaGCCAAAATGACATACAAGAAATAATTCAAAGAACCAGAAATATGGGTTCTGAAATTATTAAACTAGCCAAAGCATCTGCCGCATTTGCCCCTGCAGCTGCTATTACTAAAATGATtaaatcatatttatataatcaaaGTAATTTATTTACATGTGCTGTTTATTTAAATGGACATTATAAATGTTCTAATTTATTTGTTGGATCGACAGCTAAAATTGATAATAAGGGGGTACACCCAGTTGAATTCCCTTTAACAAAGGAGGAACAAGATCTTTACACGGAATCGATAGCTAGCGTTAAAAGCAACACAGAAAAGGCTTTCGacttaattaaataa
- a CDS encoding rhomboid protease ROM10: MSFRTRASNNFNNDYSHDSNLLINKYTTSFNNTFKRDIKFIQILFPSFDLYSITFFFSLLLIFLFVVIDIIFFNFSSPLFINEDVIKKIGINRFAVSNNYQYYKLVTATFLHSNIWNVLINTYYLMNIGTIIEKNYGKAEYIIIMILSVACGNLLTCATSKCLDVQMGISPILSGFIGLFLQDIIVHYDDIIDKLSIFGNFIFSFLSLYLMISIFSYNGNVLGNVGGILAGVSYPYIFKSDTLHGNSRKLKILFAIFITLLLSGSLASLIVFKC, translated from the exons atgagtTTTAGGACGAGAGCtagtaataattttaataatgattattCCCATGATTCGAATTTATTAATCAATAAATACACAACAAGTTTCAATAACACATTCAAGAgagatataaaatttatacaaATCTTATTTCCTTCTTTTGATCTATATTCAattacttttttcttttctttgcTGTTAATATTTCTCTTTGTTGTTATAGATATAATCTTTTTTAACTTTAGTAGTCCCCTATTCATAAATGA agaTGTGATCAAAAAAATTGGTATAAATCGATTTGCCGTTTCAAATAATTaccaatattataaattagtAACTGCCACCTTTCTTCATTCAAATATATGGAATGTCCTA ATTAACACGTATTATTTAATGAACATAGGGACAATAATtgaaaaaaa ttATGGAAAAgcagaatatattattattatgatattgAGTGTAGCTTGTGGAAATTTACTCACATGTGCTACTTCGAAATGTTTAGAT gtacAAATGGGTATTAGTCCCATACTGTCTGGTTTTATTGGATTATTTTTACAGGACATTATAGTTCACTATGATGATATTATTGATAAACTAAGCATATTTGGAAATttcat attttcttttctatcattatatttaatgattTCCATATTTTCATACAAtg GAAATGTACTTGGTAATGTTGGAGGTATACTAGCAGGTGTTAGTTATccttatattttcaaaagcGATACTTTGCATgg GAACAGTaggaaattaaaaattttatttgccatttttattactttatTGCTAAGCGGTTCCTTAGCTAGTTTAATAGTTTTTAAATGTTAA
- a CDS encoding trafficking protein particle complex subunit 6A, putative, translated as MSESKISKTSLLLLFNEIIKINIELLRNKDIDLSSVSSSDNYYEDEENEKRLPFYDDEKKEENDSIEEINKNEKIDKNVKNEKKKLSEKDINNNMNENINENINENINNNKMNNNNKINNNKMNNNKINNNDIYSNEKNNLNSDIYTNIQNNERDHINIVSSKLKDIGKCIGLKLIERMLIYKNEFYDVKDILKFISKDIWYILFNKNSDKIQTQKKGVYIINENDIGFYLQHLLIDNETNQKNNFIHYFLILIIGIIKGILKRFKIKAYVTYELNYPQCSFQISINDE; from the exons ATGAGTGAAAGTAAAATTTCTAAAACTAGTTTGttacttttatttaatgaaattattaaGATAAATATAGAATTATTACGAAATAAGGATATTGATTTAAGTAGTGTCAGCAGTagtgataattattatgaggatgaggaaaatgaaaaaagacTACCTTtttatgatgatgaaaaaaaggaagaaaatgATTCAATAGAAGAAATTAAcaagaatgaaaaaatagataaaaatgtaaaaaatgaaaaaaaaaagttaagtGAAAaggatattaataataatatgaatgaaaatataaatgaaaatataaatgaaaatataaataataataaaatgaataataataataaaataaataataataaaatgaataataataaaataaataataatgatatatatagtaatgaaaaaaataatttgaataGTGATATATATACGAATATACAAAACAATGAAAgagatcatataaatattgtatcaagcaaattaaaagatatagGGAAATGTATAGGTTTGAAATTAATAGAAAGGATgctaatatataaaaatgaattttatGATGTTAaggatattttaaaatttatttcaaAGGATATTtggtatattttatttaataaaaattcagATAAAATacaaacacaaaaaaaaggtgtctatataattaatgaaaatgatatagGTTTTTATTTACAGCATTTATTAATAGACAATGAAacaaatcaaaaaaataattttattcattactttttaatattaattattggTATTATTAAAGGTATATTAAAGAGGTTCAAGATTAAGGCATACGTGACATATGAATTAAATTACCCCCAAT gtTCTTTTCAAATAAGTATAAATGACGAATAA